Within the Paramormyrops kingsleyae isolate MSU_618 chromosome 2, PKINGS_0.4, whole genome shotgun sequence genome, the region atatacatacacacacacacacacgatgcaaatgcatttttctcaTAAATTTCTGCTTGGTGAAGACTGAGAATGTACTGCTCTTAACTATAGGGTAAGCACCAGTCTAAATCAACAAAAAACAAGTGTGAATCAAACCAAATTCACTAAATAACTGAGACTTTCATGTCTACTGACAATAGCAATCAACCGATTCGTGCtgcctgaccctgtgctgttgACAGTACACTCCAGAGGCTGTTTACAGTGAGGATGTGTGAAGTTAAGGACAGAAGCTAACTAAAAATGTGTTTAGAAAGGGAAGGATGTGTCTCGGTGTCAAGTAATGTAGATGAATGGGAATCACAGAGGGAGGCGCAGCGGCTCATTGAGTAACACTGGCCTCACACCATCCGGGGCTGCGGCTTGTGGGATTgcgtgatggactggcaaccCATCCGGAATGTTCCATGTGCTTCCTGGGGTAGGCTCCAGCCTCACCACAACGCGATACCGGAaaaagcagttacagaagatggatggctggCTGTGAAACAGGGAAAAGAATATCTGTATTCTCAGTTCTAGTGTACACGTCTGTCAATCTAAGATCTCGCGCAGTATTTTGTTGGACACGGTGACTTTGTGCGGGAATTGAGTCCCAGTGTTCTGTACTCTCGCCCAAAGACCTGACGCATCTCTCTGACTGCGGATTCGCCATCGATGTAGCTCATGCTTCTGATTATCCCAGCTGGATGGTGGCGCTTTGCTGTATCCTTGTTATCTAATTGTGTaataatttagtgattaatgGTCCCATGTGAGAGTGAAGGAGGTTCTTTATACCGCTGACAATCATGCAGGATTCAGGTCGCCTCCCCCGATTCAGGAGACTTGGTATGTTCTGCCCTGCAAGCGCTTTTTGTGAAGCTTGATTCGCTTGATGAAATAATGTAACAAAAACCATCTCAGCTCATCAGAGTGAATGAAACTAACAAATTCAGCAGTCTGGGCTGCTCCCCTATTTCATTGTAAACAAGGTACAATTATTAATATGGGTTTTATATCTTTGGCATGAATAGGAATCTAATGTATGCTGcggttttcatgtttttatcaGCCCCTGgtgttcatttatatatttataaaatgtgttttccCATGGTTAATGCTTCTCTCGTAACTTGTTTGAAGGCTGCTTTTTTGGTAGAGATGAAGAGTAGATGATTTGTGTGTCTTTAAGTCACAGGCCTTCTCTGTTTCCACACTAGGAGGCGCCGATCAGTGCGTGGCTCCAGTTCAGCGATGGCTCCATGGCGCCCCTGGATTTGTATGAGCCAGGCCTCTTTGTGCTGTCAGTCACCTCTCTGGATGAAGGCGTGGTCACTGTGCGGCAGGACCCGGCTTGGAGGTGGCCCATCGTCGTGGCAGAGGCCGAGGGCCAGGGGGCGCTGGTGAGGGCAGAGATCACTGTCAGCGAGACCTGCCAGAAGTCGAAGCGGCGCAGCGTGCTGGTGGCCGGCAGCGGCATCGTGAGGGTCCGGTTCGGCTCgggggaggagctggagaacCATCCCGGCGACCGGCGCCAGCCGCGGCCCGACAGCCATTTCTACGGCAGCTCCGTCGCCGGCATGGAGGATGGCGTCGCGCGGAGGTCCACCACCACCAGGAGCGCCATCCTCAGGCGGCCAGGGGGAGGGAGGCTCACGGACGATGGTGGGCTGGGCCAGAATGGCCCCATCGACTTCTCTGATTTCCCAGCCCAGGTGGACCTGCCCGGGGACACGGAGGACGACCTGGTCCAGGCGCACCGTGGGCTCTCTGATCTGGAGATCGGCATGTATGCCCTGCTGGGGGTCTTCTGCCTGGCCATCCTGGTCTTTCTCATCAACTGCGTCTCTTATGCCCTCAAGTATCGGCATAAGGAGCTGTCTGAggagggtccggagaccctgGGCCACGCCCACGACTGGGTGTGGCTGGGCCATGAGGCAGAGCCTTCGGAGGGCCACTCATGCTCCTCCCCGCAGCAGGAGGAGCGTGGCTCGGTGACGGACGCGGGCGTGGCCTTCGAGGAAGGCAGCCACCTGCTGAACGGCGGCTCGAGCAGGAAGAACGTGCAGGGCCAGGTGCACCGGGAGGCGGGGGGGGCTCCCGGCGGTGTGGCCCACAAGGGCGACTCGCCCACCAGCAGGCGCAAGCGCGTCAAGTTCACCACGTTCACCACCATCCCGCTGGACAACGGCTGCCCGTCCCTTAGCCCTGTCGTCGCGGGTCACAGCGACGGCATCAAGTGGGTGTGCCAGGACATCGAGCTCGGGGATTCCAAGGAGCTGCGGGATTACATGGAGAGACTAAACGGCAACGC harbors:
- the LOC111851774 gene encoding transmembrane protein 132D-like isoform X4; the encoded protein is MDTEILNTAVLTGRTVAVPVKVVTVGADGKVTDVSDAVKCRTLDEDVVKVSDRCDYVFVNGKEMKGKVKMAVNFTYSHLSAQLEMTVWIPRLPLQIEVSDAELSQIKGWRVPTVTTGQRSARDSEEEDDEERRGRSCGLQYQQTALRVLAHFVAEAPDARSPAAFMLGSDWQADVTELVRDFLKVENPRVARLRDGRVLVGVDVGMTTIQVLSPLSDAILAEKTVTVLEDKVTITELGVQLVTGLSLSLQLSPGSNRAIVATATAQEVLQSPKQEAPISAWLQFSDGSMAPLDLYEPGLFVLSVTSLDEGVVTVRQDPAWRWPIVVAEAEGQGALVRAEITVSETCQKSKRRSVLVAGSGIVRVRFGSGEELENHPGDRRQPRPDSHFYGSSVAGMEDGVARRSTTTRSAILRRPGGGRLTDDGGLGQNGPIDFSDFPAQVDLPGDTEDDLVQAHRGLSDLEIGMYALLGVFCLAILVFLINCVSYALKYRHKELSEEGPETLGHAHDWVWLGHEAEPSEGHSCSSPQQEERGSVTDAGVAFEEGSHLLNGGSSRKNVQGQVHREAGGAPGGVAHKGDSPTSRRKRVKFTTFTTIPLDNGCPSLSPVVAGHSDGIKWVCQDIELGDSKELRDYMERLNGNALKDAA
- the LOC111851774 gene encoding transmembrane protein 132D-like isoform X5, with translation MKGKVKMAVNFTYSHLSAQLEMTVWIPRLPLQIEVSDAELSQIKGWRVPTVTTGQRSARDSEEEDDEERRGRSCGLQYQQTALRVLAHFVAEAPDARSPAAFMLGSDWQADVTELVRDFLKVENPRVARLRDGRVLVGVDVGMTTIQVLSPLSDAILAEKTVTVLEDKVTITELGVQLVTGLSLSLQLSPGSNRAIVATATAQEVLQSPKQEAPISAWLQFSDGSMAPLDLYEPGLFVLSVTSLDEGVVTVRQDPAWRWPIVVAEAEGQGALVRAEITVSETCQKSKRRSVLVAGSGIVRVRFGSGEELENHPGDRRQPRPDSHFYGSSVAGMEDGVARRSTTTRSAILRRPGGGRLTDDGGLGQNGPIDFSDFPAQVDLPGDTEDDLVQAHRGLSDLEIGMYALLGVFCLAILVFLINCVSYALKYRHKELSEEGPETLGHAHDWVWLGHEAEPSEGHSCSSPQQEERGSVTDAGVAFEEGSHLLNGGSSRKNVQGQVHREAGGAPGGVAHKGDSPTSRRKRVKFTTFTTIPLDNGCPSLSPVVAGHSDGIKWVCQDIELGDSKELRDYMERLNGNALKDAA